GTCCTGATTCAAGGTAAGTCTAATTCTGATTGTGAGGTAGTTGCTCATATGATTCATCTGCAAAGTCACAAAAGTGGTCAGTCTTTTATTAAGGCAAAGGTTGAAGATTTAGAACTAATATTATCAACAGGCAAATGGGAACAGGCAACTTTATTCGTGAATAATATCGATGAGATTGACTTGAGCACGCAAGCAAAAATACTTCAAATCTTACAAGACAGGGTAGTTTTTCGAATTATTGCTTCCTGTGGTGAAGATTTAAAAAACAAGATTGAAAAGAAAACCTTTCGTGAAGATTTATATTATTTACTCAAGGAGATTACTATTAAAATGCCCGAAGATGGGATAACTGGTAAATGGTAACTAATTACCAGTTACCAATTACCAATTACCAATTACCAATTACCAGTTACCAGTTACCAGTTACCAATTACCAGTTACCAGTTACCAATTACCAGTTACCAGTTACCAGTTACCAATTACCAATTACCAATTACCAGTTACCAGTTACCAATTACCAGTTACCAGTTACCAATTACCAGTTACCAGTTACCAATTACCAATTACCAATTACCAGTTACCAGTTACCAATTACCAATTACAAGGAGGTAAAAAATGCAGGATTTAAAGAGTTACATTCGGGATATACCTGATTTTCCAAAAGAAGGTATAATCTTCAAAGACATTACGCCGCTATGGAAGGACAAAAATGCCTTTGCTCAAGCTATTGATACAATAGTAGATAGGTATAAAAAACATAAGGTAGATGTTGTGGTTGGGGTAGAGGCAAGGGGATTTATCGTTGGAGCACCAGTTGCCTATAAATTAGGGGTAGGATTTGTGCCAATGCGTAAACCAGGTAAATTACCTTATAAAACTACCTCTGTTTCTTATGAATTAGAGTATGGAATCGACACCATA
This DNA window, taken from bacterium, encodes the following:
- a CDS encoding adenine phosphoribosyltransferase is translated as MQDLKSYIRDIPDFPKEGIIFKDITPLWKDKNAFAQAIDTIVDRYKKHKVDVVVGVEARGFIVGAPVAYKLGVGFVPMRKPGKLPYKTTSVSYELEYGIDTIEMHEDAVESGQEVLIIDDLLATGGTAKAMCKLVEKAGGKVVALAFIVELAFLHGREKLKDYNLFSLIQY